A stretch of the Vidua chalybeata isolate OUT-0048 chromosome Z, bVidCha1 merged haplotype, whole genome shotgun sequence genome encodes the following:
- the SLC26A1 gene encoding LOW QUALITY PROTEIN: sulfate anion transporter 1 (The sequence of the model RefSeq protein was modified relative to this genomic sequence to represent the inferred CDS: inserted 2 bases in 1 codon; deleted 1 base in 1 codon) — protein sequence MQIKQCLAKDFHSFQXAKPELVHSCQKAIQEHINEVNTGKMERPLEATRMENNISSCLLMERKTHVKINRKEIMLAKLRKSCSCTPQKLKNFLMDFFPVLRWLPKYRCKDYIWGDVMSGLVIGIILVPQAIAYSLLAGLKPIYSLYTSFFANIIYFLMGTSRHVSVGIFSLISLMVGQVVDRELLLAGFDLNDDAPPASGDGSLQNDNLSNTTAFNLTIAGINAECGKECYAIGIATALTFVAGVYQVLMGIFRLGFVSMYLSESVLDGFATGASLTILTAQVKYLIGIKIPRNQGHGMLVITWINIFRNISQANLCDIITSAICIVVLVTAKELGDRYKHKLKFPLPTELVVIVVATLVSHYGKLNEVYASSVSGAIPTGFIPPKVPEFNLMLRVALDALPLAIVSFVFTVSLSEMFAKKYAYTIRANQEMFAVGFCNIIPSFFHSFATSAALAKTLVKTSTGCQTQISGVISAMVVLLVLLFLAPLFYSLQKCVLACIIIVSLRGALRKFRDVPARYRVNKVDTLVWVVTMSASAFVSTEIGLLVGIVFSMLCIIVQTQRPRTALLGQIQDTSFYEDDSEYENLSTVPKVKIFRFEAPLYYANRNYFLKSLYRLTNLDPNLEAARRKKYEKKEKQHLKKGNHGTANGLGIGESTSQLVPKQIDFQALVVDCSSISFLDTTGVNTLKEILKDYKNLNISVLLACCSPSVIDSLKRGGYFGKDFGCMQEMLFYSIHNAVLFAKDQKLPADCSV from the exons ATGCAAATAAAGCAATGTCTGGCTAAAGACTTCCATTCATTCCA TGCAAAACCAGAGCTGGTACACTCCTGTCAAAAAGCTATCCAG GAACACATT AATGAAGTAAACactgggaaaatggaaagacCACTTGAGGCTACCAGAATGGAAAACAACATCTCATCCTGCCTTCTCATGGAAAGAAAGACTCATGTCAAGATTAACAGGAAAGAAATCATGCTAGCTAAGCTGAgaaagagctgctcctgcacaccaCAGAAGCTGAAGAACTTTCTTATGGACTTCTTTCCTGTTTTACGATGGCTTCCCAAGTACCGATGCAAAGACTACATTTGGGGGGATGTTATGTCTGGGTTAGTGATTGGGATAATTTTGGTGCCTCAAGCAATTGCATACTCACTACTGGCAGGTCTGAAGCCCATTTATAGCCTTTACACATCCTTCTTTGCCAACATAATCTATTTCTTAATGGGCACATCCCGTCACGTCTCAGTTGGCATTTTCAGCTTGATAAGCTTAATGGTGGGACAAGTTGTGGACCGAGAACTTCTCTTGGCTGGGTTTGACTTGAATGATGATGCCCCACCAGCCTCAGGTGATGGCTCTCTGCAGAATGACAATCTGTCCAACACAACTGCCTTCAACCTTACCATTGCAGGGATAAATGCTGAGTGTGGGAAAGAGTGCTATGCTATTGGCATTGCTACAGCCTTGACATTCGTGGCTGGAGTGTATCAG GTTCTAATGGGGATCTTCCGTCTGGGTTTCGTATCTATGTACCTATCTGAGTCCGTACTAGATGGCTTTGCAACTGGTGCTTCCTTAACCATTTTAACAGCTCAAGTGAAATATCTTATTGGAATAAAAATTCCACGTAACCAAGGCCATGGGATGCTAGTTATTACCTGGATTAACATTTTCCGGAACATTTCTCAGGCTAACCTTTGTGATATCATCACAAGTGCCATTTGTATTGTGGTGCTGGTCACTGCTAAGGAACTCGGAGATCGTTATAAGCATAAACTGAAATTTCCTCTTCCCACAGAGCTGGTAGTTATTGTTGTGGCAACACTGGTGTCACACTATGGTAAGTTAAATGAAGTGTATGCATCTAGTGTTTCTGGAGCAATTCCAACAGGATTTATCCCTCCAAAGGTACCAGAGTTCAACTTAATGCTCCGAGTTGCTCTAGATGCTTTGCCTCTTGCCATAGTCAGTTTTGTCTTCACTGTATCcctttctgaaatgtttgcaaAGAAATATGCTTACACCATCCGAGCCAATCAGGAAATGTTTGCTGTGGGGTTCTGCAACatcattccttccttcttccactCTTTTGCGACCAGTGCAGCTCTGGCAAAAACACTTGTCAAAACATCTACAGGCTGCCAGACTCAAATCTCTGGAGTAATTAGTGCAATGGTGGTTTTGCTGGTGTTGCTCTTCCTGGCACCTCTCTTCTACTCCTTGCAGAAGTGTGTCCTGGCTTGTATTATCATTGTGAGCCTTCGGGGAGCCCTGAGGAAGTTCCGAGATGTGCCAGCACGGTACCGTGTGAATAAGGTGGACACACTTGTTTGGGTAGTTACCATGTCTGCCTCTGCCTTTGTCAGCACAGAAATAGGGCTCTTGGTTGGCATTGTTTTCTCCATGTTATGCATCATTGTTCAGACGCAGCGGCCACGGACAGCCCTGCTTGGTCAGATTCAAGATACAAGCTTTTATGAAGATGACTCAGAATATGAAAATCTCTCTACTGTTCCAAAGGTCAAAATATTTCGTTTTGAAGCCCCACTTTACTATGCAAATAGAAACTACTTCCTAAAGTCTCTGTACAGATTGACCAATTTAGATCCTAACCTAGAAGCTGCTAGGAGGAAGAAATatgagaagaaggaaaagcagcatctgAAAAAGGGAAATCACGGAACAGCTAATGGACTAGGCATCGGAGAATCCACTTCGCAACTAGTTCCTAAGCAAATTGATTTCCAAGCCCTTGTTGTTGATTGCTCTTCCATCTCATTTTTGGACACCACTGGAGTTAATACTTTGAAGGAAATCCTGAAAGACTACAagaatttaaacatttctgttcTCCTGGCTTGCTGCAGTCCCTCAGTGATAGATTCTCTAAAAAGAGGAGGTTACTTTGGAAAGGATTTTGGATGTATGCAGGAAATGCTATTCTACAGTATACATAATGCTGTGCTGTTTGCAAAAGACCAAAAGCTTCCAGCAGACTGCTCAGTTTAA